A part of Candidatus Hydrogenedens sp. genomic DNA contains:
- a CDS encoding transposase, translated as MQGQEPQMSFAEYELSLQRSTRMGQFLEQMGKLVPWEEIERKCIEVGVYKPNRGEQGRPSYPCRVLVGSLFLQSWYGLSDPQTEELILALPIYRTFLGIGVGGAVPDETTLCKFRNKMISQGLMEWVFELVRRKMEERGLMVRGGEIKIVDATIVSTAKPKKKEVEGEAGI; from the coding sequence ATGCAAGGACAAGAGCCACAGATGAGTTTTGCGGAGTATGAGTTATCCTTACAGAGGTCAACTCGAATGGGGCAATTTTTAGAGCAGATGGGGAAATTGGTTCCCTGGGAAGAGATAGAGCGGAAGTGTATCGAGGTAGGGGTGTATAAGCCGAACCGGGGAGAACAAGGGCGTCCCTCGTATCCGTGTCGAGTATTAGTAGGTAGTTTGTTTTTACAGTCGTGGTATGGATTATCGGACCCGCAGACGGAGGAATTGATTTTGGCTCTACCGATATACCGAACTTTTTTGGGGATAGGGGTAGGAGGGGCAGTACCTGATGAGACGACGCTATGTAAGTTTCGGAATAAGATGATAAGCCAGGGGTTAATGGAGTGGGTATTTGAATTGGTTCGGAGGAAGATGGAGGAGCGAGGTTTAATGGTTCGAGGGGGAGAGATAAAGATCGTAGATGCGACGATAGTCTCGACCGCGAAGCCGAAGAAGAAGGAGGTAGAAGGAGAAGCGGGAATATGA
- the rpsI gene encoding 30S ribosomal protein S9: MIDPNTKEIVTTGRRKRAVARVRIKPGSGKFTVNGKPVEQYLAREVLVRIAKRALVVTGTEGMYDIRALCDGGGLAGQAGALRHGIARALLEANENLRTTLRNYGLLTRDPREVERKKYGKPGARKRFQFSKR, translated from the coding sequence GTGATAGACCCAAATACAAAAGAAATTGTAACGACAGGTAGAAGAAAACGCGCAGTTGCCCGTGTTCGTATCAAACCCGGTAGTGGAAAATTTACTGTAAACGGAAAACCGGTAGAACAATATTTAGCACGAGAAGTTTTAGTTCGTATTGCAAAACGAGCCCTCGTAGTTACAGGTACGGAAGGGATGTATGATATTCGTGCTCTTTGTGATGGTGGCGGATTAGCAGGTCAGGCAGGAGCATTACGACATGGTATTGCGCGTGCTTTATTAGAGGCAAACGAAAATTTACGTACAACGCTAAGGAATTATGGCTTATTAACCCGTGACCCGAGAGAAGTCGAACGGAAAAAATACGGGAAACCGGGTGCCCGAAAACGTTTCCAATTTTCAAAACGCTAA
- the rplM gene encoding 50S ribosomal protein L13 produces the protein MVKTFIPKINEIEKKWYLIDAEGKVLGRVAAEAAKILRGKHKSIFTPFMDCGDHVIIINAEKAILTGNKTEQKKYYRHSGYKGGLREFTYEQIIAKHPTRAMELAVWGMLPHNRLGRKIVKHLKVYAGNEHKHHAQNPEIWEIKD, from the coding sequence TTGGTGAAAACATTTATACCGAAAATAAATGAAATCGAAAAGAAATGGTATTTAATTGATGCTGAAGGTAAAGTATTAGGTAGAGTAGCCGCAGAGGCTGCAAAAATATTGCGGGGCAAGCATAAATCCATTTTTACCCCCTTTATGGATTGTGGTGACCATGTAATTATTATCAATGCCGAAAAGGCAATTCTTACGGGAAATAAAACAGAGCAAAAGAAGTATTACAGGCACTCAGGTTATAAAGGTGGATTAAGGGAATTTACCTACGAGCAAATCATAGCAAAACATCCCACGCGTGCTATGGAATTGGCTGTTTGGGGAATGCTTCCCCATAACCGTTTAGGAAGGAAAATTGTAAAGCACTTAAAAGTTTACGCTGGTAATGAACATAAACATCATGCACAAAACCCGGAAATCTGGGAAATTAAAGATTAA
- the pilM gene encoding pilus assembly protein PilM, which yields MLSFSRPKKVIGIDLGAHSVKTLQISKQGRKIYIEEAGYAEIDNELAVADPIKANTDALLVALTGLTPKQSYIVSALPGNTAVVRYPKITLKQNETIASAVQRESSQHIPFDLNEVLLSWDVIAQESEESKVQILLVAAKNDAINSRLRIFQACDIACSVFDIDSIAVYNAIERCHLLHPEESIAIFDIGYSSSSIHFVCNMKSVFIRDLMWGAKDILDAIVKERKCDYKQAEKELISASKETKTDHPEAVEIATPEIAEAEEAIIAEPVSPLAPLDEEFDIDRPPVEVVSFTPKSIREIMVSPMNRMVSEVRRSFDFYEHQLYEKPVQRIILCGGISCYPLIGETLVEEFNVDTVEVADLMSQEVLLSNSKSLEIFKEHSAKFTVAFGLAARGLSEI from the coding sequence GTGCTATCATTTTCAAGACCTAAAAAAGTAATAGGCATAGACCTGGGAGCCCACTCTGTTAAAACATTACAAATATCTAAACAAGGAAGAAAAATATATATAGAAGAAGCAGGTTATGCAGAAATAGATAATGAATTGGCTGTCGCAGATCCAATCAAAGCAAATACAGATGCTTTACTTGTAGCACTTACAGGATTAACTCCTAAACAAAGTTATATTGTTTCTGCATTGCCCGGAAATACTGCCGTTGTTCGTTATCCTAAAATTACATTGAAACAAAATGAGACCATAGCAAGTGCTGTCCAGAGGGAATCTTCTCAACATATTCCATTCGATTTGAACGAAGTACTTCTATCCTGGGATGTAATAGCACAAGAATCAGAAGAATCCAAAGTGCAGATACTTCTTGTAGCAGCAAAGAATGATGCTATAAATAGTCGCCTTCGCATCTTTCAGGCATGTGATATTGCCTGTTCTGTATTCGATATTGATTCCATTGCGGTATATAATGCAATAGAACGGTGTCACTTATTACATCCGGAGGAAAGCATTGCTATATTTGATATTGGTTATTCTTCTTCAAGTATCCATTTTGTGTGTAATATGAAATCTGTATTCATTCGTGACTTAATGTGGGGGGCAAAAGATATTCTTGATGCTATTGTAAAAGAAAGAAAATGCGATTATAAACAAGCAGAAAAAGAGTTAATATCCGCAAGCAAAGAAACTAAAACTGACCATCCTGAAGCAGTTGAAATTGCCACACCCGAGATAGCAGAAGCAGAAGAGGCAATTATAGCAGAACCTGTTTCTCCTCTTGCACCCTTAGACGAAGAATTTGATATAGATAGACCTCCTGTGGAAGTTGTAAGTTTTACACCCAAAAGCATTCGTGAAATTATGGTATCACCCATGAATCGAATGGTAAGCGAGGTGCGACGGTCTTTTGACTTCTATGAACACCAACTTTATGAGAAACCCGTGCAAAGGATTATTCTTTGCGGGGGTATATCTTGTTATCCTTTAATAGGCGAAACATTGGTGGAAGAATTTAATGTAGATACAGTTGAAGTTGCGGATTTAATGTCTCAGGAAGTTTTACTCTCTAATTCAAAATCATTAGAAATTTTTAAAGAACATTCAGCAAAATTTACTGTTGCCTTTGGCTTAGCAGCACGAGGATTATCCGAAATATGA
- the pilO gene encoding type 4a pilus biogenesis protein PilO, giving the protein MIDLFRGKITIKDWAVFGLVVAVVVGLFIVAYLLLFIPQQNKIAQIQNDIKDLQKKISDAKKTVENYDKLQNQAKKMDNLVKMFNERLPEKREVPKLMKQFESMGDSLGLKTQLTPLPTTVDSSKEVIPYQVVAKGSFHQIVAFINLLEKDQRYLKISDLDIGPEKAGICEAKFVLSTFRFVEQEDTGTQQQKKS; this is encoded by the coding sequence ATGATTGATTTATTTCGTGGCAAAATAACAATTAAAGATTGGGCAGTCTTTGGTTTAGTTGTGGCCGTTGTTGTTGGATTATTTATTGTTGCTTATCTGTTACTTTTTATTCCTCAACAAAATAAGATTGCACAAATACAAAATGATATTAAAGATTTGCAAAAAAAGATTTCGGATGCGAAAAAAACTGTAGAAAACTATGACAAGTTACAAAATCAAGCAAAGAAAATGGACAATCTGGTGAAAATGTTCAATGAACGATTGCCTGAGAAAAGAGAAGTTCCGAAACTTATGAAACAATTTGAAAGTATGGGCGATAGTCTTGGATTAAAGACCCAACTCACTCCTCTACCAACTACTGTGGATTCATCAAAAGAGGTCATCCCTTATCAGGTTGTGGCGAAAGGCTCTTTTCACCAAATTGTTGCTTTCATTAATCTATTGGAAAAAGACCAGCGTTATTTAAAAATTTCTGACCTTGATATTGGCCCTGAAAAAGCAGGGATTTGTGAAGCAAAATTTGTTCTTAGTACATTCCGATTCGTTGAACAAGAAGATACTGGAACCCAACAACAGAAGAAGTCATAA
- a CDS encoding secretin N-terminal domain-containing protein: MQKRKNICSTLHQTVITAPCKKGYFVSGFLLFFSILFIVCSSSFAIDDATNSIWKQQEKTWTFQIKNDSNMSYLISENKEKNEIKLTLGCSEGTSLPTEQILQDRPDFINIACSKSDKSEVEYTFSIASDYSYNVQKGDTGLFIIFNPVKNYTSEIDKVALDIQSLINNPHKTETSNIDEKINSLDNSISKLRVENELKLAKQITPEFVIQEPKQVFAQDTTGAQSLSVGNVGNPERKIEIREAEPVEPPSPPSPPVVENTNTQSQSETPQTPSEPPKEQQTEQPQAPQGTPAEEGAQPPMPRETTPEQAVDATAEITRELRELQSTNEGTDKQLVPITPEEPKSTGKPAEAEKPKQEAPEEIKIKPSPKGLDTIIDFECEQMPLAKVVPLLAYKAGINVIAGADLKGNVTMSLKQVTLRRAIEAALRMNGLGIIQEENIYRIVPYEEALSSDRSTIVVRLENAKATEVRKVLEEISKGTKGREFITLSANDTTNVVIVSGPEESIQGLAQMARELDIAKPVIPTITTTIKLNYAEPEDLAKSIQKILTPKTGNVSADARARNIIVTDIPVVVEQVKEIVQTLDVPVKQVLIDTMVVDATLGDESQTGIDWLLKSVHSQSWRDFVMYGPEGRKIGNIQQLDLGGASKTGDTIGSLTFNILTNEIDWKGVIKAQIQNRNGHLISNPVVATIENKPATITISQEIPYIDLSQTSQGGALTNTRFKQIGTVLEVTPRVTHDNHVIIDIKGKESTVVGEFNGVPIEDMRQVTSTLHINSGQTIFVGGLRKRNDSVTAQKLPILGDIPVLNVVFRSNQRKAQINELLIFLTCSVLEQELPELTDEQKKAYDDAKQAPMDANLGKYMGHDVLHPKEMATPPYKWKRVKKDQ, encoded by the coding sequence ATGCAAAAAAGGAAAAATATCTGTTCCACTTTACATCAAACTGTTATAACAGCACCATGTAAAAAGGGGTATTTTGTTTCTGGTTTTCTGCTGTTTTTCTCTATACTTTTTATTGTTTGTTCATCATCTTTTGCTATTGATGATGCAACAAATTCTATATGGAAACAGCAGGAAAAAACATGGACTTTCCAAATTAAAAATGATTCCAATATGTCCTATCTCATATCGGAAAACAAAGAAAAGAATGAAATTAAACTTACATTAGGATGTTCTGAAGGTACTTCTCTCCCTACAGAACAGATATTACAAGATAGACCTGACTTTATAAATATTGCTTGTTCAAAATCCGATAAATCTGAAGTAGAATACACCTTTTCCATCGCTTCCGATTACTCATATAATGTGCAAAAAGGGGACACAGGATTATTTATCATCTTCAACCCCGTAAAAAATTATACTTCTGAAATTGACAAAGTCGCTTTGGATATACAATCCCTCATAAATAATCCTCATAAAACCGAAACCTCTAATATTGATGAAAAAATCAACTCTTTAGATAACTCTATTTCTAAACTTAGAGTAGAAAATGAACTCAAATTAGCCAAACAAATAACACCTGAATTTGTAATACAAGAACCAAAACAAGTTTTTGCTCAGGATACAACAGGAGCCCAGTCCCTTTCTGTGGGAAATGTTGGGAATCCGGAACGAAAAATTGAAATCCGTGAAGCAGAACCTGTAGAACCTCCTTCCCCACCCTCTCCACCTGTTGTAGAAAACACAAATACGCAATCTCAATCTGAAACTCCACAGACCCCTTCTGAACCACCTAAAGAACAACAAACCGAACAACCTCAAGCACCTCAAGGAACCCCTGCAGAAGAAGGGGCACAACCCCCTATGCCTCGCGAAACTACACCGGAACAAGCGGTAGATGCTACCGCGGAAATAACCAGGGAATTAAGAGAACTTCAATCCACAAATGAAGGAACAGATAAACAATTAGTTCCTATAACTCCTGAAGAACCGAAATCTACAGGAAAACCAGCAGAAGCAGAAAAGCCAAAACAAGAAGCTCCTGAAGAAATAAAAATAAAACCTTCGCCTAAAGGTTTAGATACAATTATTGATTTTGAATGTGAACAGATGCCATTAGCCAAAGTAGTTCCTTTATTAGCCTATAAAGCAGGTATAAATGTAATTGCGGGAGCAGATCTCAAAGGCAATGTTACCATGAGTTTGAAACAGGTAACTCTTAGAAGAGCCATTGAAGCTGCGCTACGAATGAATGGACTTGGAATTATACAAGAAGAAAATATCTATAGAATTGTTCCCTATGAAGAGGCGTTATCCAGTGATAGAAGCACTATTGTTGTCCGTCTTGAAAATGCAAAAGCAACTGAAGTAAGAAAAGTCCTTGAAGAAATCTCCAAGGGTACTAAAGGTCGTGAATTTATTACCCTTAGTGCCAATGATACAACAAATGTTGTGATTGTCTCTGGACCTGAAGAAAGTATTCAGGGATTGGCACAAATGGCGAGAGAATTGGATATAGCCAAACCTGTTATTCCAACAATTACGACAACAATCAAATTAAACTATGCAGAGCCGGAAGATTTGGCAAAATCTATCCAAAAAATTCTTACACCCAAAACAGGAAATGTATCTGCCGATGCTCGTGCAAGAAATATTATCGTAACGGATATTCCGGTTGTAGTTGAACAGGTAAAAGAAATCGTGCAAACCCTTGATGTCCCTGTTAAACAAGTCCTCATTGATACAATGGTTGTAGATGCCACATTAGGAGATGAATCTCAAACCGGTATTGACTGGTTATTAAAATCTGTTCACAGTCAGAGTTGGAGAGATTTTGTAATGTATGGGCCGGAAGGTAGAAAAATTGGAAATATTCAACAACTTGATTTAGGTGGAGCATCTAAAACAGGTGATACTATAGGTAGTCTTACATTTAACATTCTTACAAATGAAATTGATTGGAAGGGTGTTATTAAAGCCCAGATTCAAAATCGGAACGGACATCTTATTTCTAATCCTGTAGTAGCCACCATTGAAAACAAACCTGCCACAATAACAATCTCTCAAGAAATACCTTACATAGACCTTTCTCAAACAAGTCAAGGAGGTGCTTTAACAAACACCCGATTTAAGCAAATAGGTACAGTTCTCGAAGTAACTCCGCGTGTTACTCATGATAATCATGTTATCATTGATATAAAAGGAAAAGAAAGTACTGTGGTAGGTGAATTTAATGGCGTTCCTATTGAAGATATGAGACAGGTTACAAGCACACTTCATATTAACAGTGGTCAGACCATCTTTGTAGGTGGTTTAAGAAAACGGAACGATAGCGTAACCGCCCAAAAATTGCCGATATTAGGCGATATTCCAGTGTTGAATGTTGTTTTCAGGTCTAATCAACGGAAAGCCCAAATTAACGAACTGTTAATCTTCCTTACCTGCTCTGTATTAGAACAGGAATTACCGGAACTTACGGATGAACAGAAAAAAGCTTATGACGACGCCAAGCAGGCACCTATGGATGCCAACCTTGGGAAATACATGGGACATGATGTTCTCCATCCCAAAGAAATGGCTACTCCTCCCTATAAATGGAAACGAGTCAAAAAAGACCAATAA
- a CDS encoding MaoC/PaaZ C-terminal domain-containing protein has translation METINLYNFNSTIKMLSLMRKKSDLKNLLSPPPIRIYANHLNVPPKIFDKYLRLFDLPSSDFLPISYPFILTMPMQIQLFAHPSILINPLGFLHVSNNMTLYKPIPKDEKMEAYCHIDLTRLVKKGLEITVKILINSNSEPIWECHSTYLKFSKKYRDEEGNGKKQFSFESYDKYDEEHHWYVSRKDAFSYARVSGDYNLIHLSSIFARIAGLPKPIIHGMWSIGKCLHYLSIDSSNTLYFYHVFKGPIPLNSSCKLCIKNTQNDAKRFDLFVENNPRPCIQGIISASPIEL, from the coding sequence ATGGAAACTATTAATTTATATAATTTTAATTCAACCATAAAAATGTTATCATTGATGCGAAAAAAGTCAGATTTGAAAAATCTGCTTTCTCCTCCCCCCATTCGTATTTATGCAAATCATTTAAATGTCCCTCCAAAAATATTTGATAAATATTTAAGATTATTCGATTTGCCCTCTTCTGATTTTTTACCTATATCGTATCCTTTTATTTTAACAATGCCCATGCAAATACAATTATTTGCTCATCCTTCAATACTTATAAATCCTTTGGGTTTCTTGCATGTAAGCAATAATATGACATTGTATAAACCTATTCCTAAAGACGAAAAGATGGAAGCCTATTGTCATATAGATTTAACTCGATTAGTAAAGAAAGGACTTGAAATAACTGTAAAAATCCTAATAAATTCTAATTCCGAACCAATATGGGAATGTCATAGCACCTATCTTAAATTCTCAAAAAAGTATAGAGACGAGGAAGGAAATGGGAAAAAACAATTTTCTTTTGAATCGTATGATAAATATGATGAAGAACACCATTGGTATGTATCAAGAAAAGATGCTTTTTCCTATGCTCGGGTTTCTGGCGATTATAACTTAATACATCTTTCGTCGATATTTGCCCGTATAGCAGGTCTTCCTAAACCTATTATTCATGGTATGTGGTCTATTGGGAAATGTTTACATTATTTAAGTATTGATAGCTCAAATACTTTATATTTTTATCATGTATTTAAAGGACCTATCCCCTTAAATTCTTCCTGCAAACTTTGTATAAAGAATACACAAAACGATGCTAAACGCTTTGATTTATTTGTAGAGAATAATCCTCGTCCCTGCATACAAGGAATTATATCCGCATCTCCTATTGAATTGTAA
- a CDS encoding sodium-translocating pyrophosphatase, with translation MTGLGYLKVTGAASILALLVVAYMIQYVLSKSQGNEKMTRISKAIQEGALAFLLREYRYVMATVLIIAVLIAIVGGMRPDLPLGWKTSIAFILGAVASAMAGFLGMFIATRSNARTTEAARSGGVKAAIDIAVSGGSVMGLGVVGIATLLLVIVYKIFNGEAQIVNGYAMGASLVALFARSGGGIYTKGADMGADLVGKVEAGIPEDDPRNPAVIADNVGDNVGDVAGLGADLLESYVESIIASLAVAGMITGSSYVISFPFYVAAIGIIASIIGVFYVKTFTKSDPQSALMWGTYVSAVLTILGVLGYGYLKGGTFNLDGTEYSWWGPPMACIYGIVSGIIVGFTSEYFTSGKYKPVQKLAEEAQSGPAVAVVGGTSVGMFSTGIPVIVLALSVILAYKVGGMYGVALASLGMLATTGMVLSVDAYGPIADNAGGIAEMSGLDPSVRKITDNLDAVGNTTAAIGKGFAIGSAAYAAIGLLSAFMLSAKLDPSKVSLIDPKILAGCLIGGMVPFVFCSMLFSAVSKNAYSIIAEVRRQFKEIPGLKEGKEDVMPDSKKCVDIATQSAIKGMMVPGVLAIVIPVVIGFGLGAPALAGFLVGAITTGVMLGIQMANSGGAMDNAKKYIEEGHFGGKGSEAHKAAVVGDTVGDPLKDTAGPSINILIKLMCVIALVLAPLFV, from the coding sequence ATGACAGGATTAGGTTATTTAAAAGTTACAGGCGCAGCCTCTATCCTTGCTTTATTGGTTGTTGCCTACATGATTCAGTATGTTTTGTCAAAATCTCAAGGCAATGAGAAGATGACACGGATTTCTAAAGCCATTCAAGAAGGGGCATTAGCCTTCCTTTTGCGAGAATACCGCTATGTAATGGCTACCGTACTTATTATTGCAGTGCTTATTGCCATCGTAGGTGGAATGCGTCCTGATTTGCCCTTAGGCTGGAAAACTTCTATCGCTTTCATTTTAGGGGCTGTTGCCAGCGCCATGGCAGGTTTCTTGGGTATGTTTATTGCCACGCGTTCCAATGCAAGAACCACAGAAGCCGCTCGCTCAGGTGGAGTAAAAGCAGCCATTGACATTGCTGTAAGTGGCGGTTCTGTGATGGGATTGGGCGTTGTCGGGATTGCAACATTATTGTTAGTTATTGTTTATAAGATTTTTAACGGAGAAGCCCAGATAGTGAATGGATATGCAATGGGTGCTTCTTTAGTAGCTTTATTTGCACGGTCTGGTGGTGGAATTTATACAAAAGGTGCTGATATGGGAGCAGACCTTGTCGGAAAAGTAGAAGCAGGAATTCCTGAAGATGACCCAAGAAATCCTGCTGTGATTGCAGACAATGTAGGTGATAATGTGGGTGATGTGGCTGGGTTAGGTGCTGATTTATTAGAGTCTTATGTAGAATCAATTATTGCAAGTCTTGCTGTAGCTGGAATGATAACGGGTAGTTCTTATGTAATTTCATTCCCCTTCTATGTTGCCGCTATTGGTATTATCGCTTCAATTATTGGTGTATTCTATGTTAAAACATTTACTAAAAGTGACCCCCAGAGTGCCTTGATGTGGGGAACTTATGTAAGTGCTGTTTTAACTATTTTAGGTGTGTTGGGTTATGGGTATTTAAAAGGTGGAACATTTAATTTAGATGGAACCGAGTATAGTTGGTGGGGACCTCCTATGGCTTGCATCTATGGAATCGTTTCCGGGATTATAGTTGGTTTTACCAGCGAATACTTTACCTCTGGAAAATATAAGCCTGTGCAAAAATTGGCGGAAGAAGCACAATCTGGACCTGCTGTTGCTGTTGTAGGTGGCACATCTGTCGGAATGTTTAGCACGGGTATTCCTGTCATTGTTCTTGCTTTATCTGTTATCCTTGCATATAAAGTAGGTGGAATGTATGGTGTGGCTCTTGCTTCTTTAGGTATGCTTGCAACTACAGGAATGGTATTATCTGTAGATGCTTATGGACCCATTGCCGACAATGCAGGTGGTATTGCTGAAATGTCCGGTCTTGACCCCAGTGTTCGGAAAATCACAGATAATTTAGATGCTGTAGGAAATACAACAGCCGCTATCGGAAAAGGTTTTGCTATTGGTAGTGCAGCGTATGCAGCAATCGGTTTGTTAAGTGCCTTTATGTTATCAGCAAAATTAGACCCTTCAAAGGTTTCTTTAATTGACCCCAAAATACTTGCGGGTTGTTTAATAGGCGGAATGGTTCCTTTTGTTTTCTGTTCCATGTTATTTAGTGCTGTGAGTAAAAACGCATATTCCATTATCGCAGAAGTAAGAAGACAGTTTAAGGAAATTCCCGGACTTAAAGAAGGAAAAGAAGATGTTATGCCGGATAGCAAAAAGTGCGTGGATATTGCCACTCAGTCTGCTATTAAAGGAATGATGGTGCCGGGTGTCTTAGCAATTGTAATCCCCGTAGTTATCGGTTTTGGTTTAGGTGCCCCAGCTTTGGCAGGATTCCTTGTTGGTGCAATTACAACAGGGGTTATGCTTGGTATTCAGATGGCAAATAGTGGTGGTGCTATGGATAATGCCAAGAAATATATTGAAGAAGGTCATTTCGGAGGAAAAGGTTCCGAAGCACATAAGGCAGCGGTTGTCGGTGATACTGTCGGTGATCCGTTAAAAGATACAGCCGGACCTTCTATTAATATTTTAATCAAGTTAATGTGCGTAATTGCTTTAGTATTAGCCCCATTATTTGTATAA
- the rnc gene encoding ribonuclease III yields the protein MEINIEGKWEILFLSWARRLRFKPKNINLFKMAMTHTSLYSKKTKTHRCMYESLEFLGDAVLGLAIAEYIYNTNPGLSPGESTLMRSSIVRSQSLSQVAKNINLPDIILMSKGEENAGGRNKDSILEDAMEAFIGAFYLDKGWNSTKKFIYKIFEKYLEQISHLPVRKDSKSELQEWCQKNQRPLPEYRVIKEEGPDHQKKFQIGIFIEDKFISSGEGKTKKSASQIAAQKALSILQNIS from the coding sequence ATGGAGATAAATATAGAGGGTAAGTGGGAAATCTTATTTTTATCTTGGGCGAGAAGATTAAGATTTAAGCCCAAAAATATTAATTTATTTAAGATGGCAATGACACATACTTCATTATATAGTAAAAAAACAAAAACACATCGTTGTATGTATGAATCTTTGGAATTTTTAGGCGATGCGGTTTTAGGACTGGCTATTGCTGAATATATTTATAATACCAATCCGGGATTATCTCCGGGAGAATCAACCTTAATGCGTTCTTCTATCGTTAGGTCACAATCACTAAGTCAGGTGGCAAAAAATATAAATCTACCGGATATTATTCTTATGAGTAAAGGAGAGGAGAATGCAGGGGGAAGAAATAAAGATTCTATTCTTGAAGATGCAATGGAGGCATTTATCGGAGCTTTTTATTTAGACAAAGGATGGAACTCAACAAAGAAATTTATCTACAAAATTTTTGAAAAATACCTGGAACAAATTTCCCATTTACCTGTCCGTAAAGATTCTAAATCTGAATTGCAAGAATGGTGTCAAAAAAATCAGAGGCCCTTACCGGAATATCGAGTAATAAAAGAAGAAGGTCCTGACCATCAAAAGAAATTTCAGATAGGAATTTTTATAGAGGATAAATTTATTTCTTCAGGGGAGGGTAAAACCAAGAAAAGTGCATCCCAGATTGCTGCTCAAAAGGCATTATCCATCCTTCAAAATATATCATAA
- the acpP gene encoding acyl carrier protein encodes MTDTDALVSKIKEVIANRLSRSIDEVTDEARFIEDLGADSLDLTELLMTLEEEFNIQLDDDANQIITVGDAIKYVLSRVK; translated from the coding sequence ATGACAGATACCGATGCTTTAGTCAGTAAAATTAAGGAAGTTATCGCCAACCGTTTAAGTCGTTCCATAGACGAGGTTACGGATGAGGCGCGTTTTATAGAAGATTTAGGGGCAGACTCCTTGGATTTAACGGAATTATTAATGACTCTTGAAGAGGAATTTAATATCCAGTTAGATGATGATGCCAATCAAATTATTACTGTGGGTGACGCCATTAAATATGTGTTATCCCGGGTAAAATAA